Proteins co-encoded in one Bos taurus isolate L1 Dominette 01449 registration number 42190680 breed Hereford chromosome X, ARS-UCD2.0, whole genome shotgun sequence genomic window:
- the LOC615101 gene encoding melanoma-associated antigen B17-like, whose amino-acid sequence MPRRHKSKSHARGKRHQVRGDTQEAQASAAEAPKEQCSSSPSSAPQGSPRSSPTAGERQELQGAMVPSSPDAGPSCAGSGEGAQGPEEGSAGAFQAAPATQSPRKDLLARKARILVEFLLEKYTKKEPITQNALMKIVSRKYRQHFPEILSSVREHMELVFGLEMKEVDHRGNIYTLIRKLNFGGNDCPRDEGALPKSRLLMVLLGVIFMNGNRANEEEIWEFLSMLGVYAGRRHCIFGEPRRLITKDLVQKEYLNFHRVPNSDPLCYEFLWGLRACFETSKMKVLEVLAKFNVGSLVPSQTCMTRL is encoded by the coding sequence ATGCCTCGGAGGCACAAGAGCAAGTCCCATGCCCGTGGGAAACGCCACCAGGTCCGGGGGGACACTCAGGAGGCCCAGGCCAGTGCTGCTGAAGCCCCAAAGGAGCAGTGCTCATCCTCCCCCTCTTCTGCCCCTCAGGGTTCTCCCCGGAGCTCCCCTACTGCTGGCGAGCGCCAGGAGCTTCAGGGAGCCATGGTCCCTAGCTCTCCTGATGCAGGGCCTTCATGTGCAGGATCTGGTGAAGGTGCCCAGGGCCCCGAGGAGGGAAGTGCAGGTGCCTTCCAGGCAGCCCCTGCCACTCAGAGCCCTCGCAAAGATCTTCTGGCCAGGAAGGCCAGGATACTTGTGGAGTTCCTGCTGGAGAAGTACACCAAGAAGGAGCCCATTACGCAGAATGCCCTGATGAAAATCGTCAGCAGGAAGTACAGGCAGCACTTCCCTGAGATCCTCAGTTCAGTCCGTGAGCACATGGAGCTGGTCTTTGGCCTGGAGATGAAGGAAGTCGACCATAGAGGGAACATCTACACCCTCATCAGGAAGCTCAACTTCGGGGGAAACGATTGTCCACGTGATGAGGGGGCACTGCCCAAGTCCCGTCTCCTCATGGTGCTCCTGGGGGTCATCTTCATGAATGGTAACCGCGCCAATGAGGAGGAGATCTGGGAATTCCTCAGTATGTTGGGGGTCTATGCTGGGAGGAGGCACTGCATCTTTGGGGAGCCCAGAAGGCTCATCACCAAAGATCTGGTGCAGAAGGAGTACCTGAACTTCCACAGGGTACCCAATAGTGATCCTCTGTGCTACGAGTTCCTGTGGGGCCTGAGAGCTTGTTTTGAGACCAGTAAGATGAAGGTACTGGAGGTTCTAGCCAAGTTCAACGTAGGGTCCCTAGTTCCTTCCCAGACCTGTATGACGAGGCTCTGA